CGCGTACCGCCCAGCGCGTTCTTGATCAGATGCACAGCCGCGTTGTCGAGATCTTCGACGACAAAGTGCTCCGGCTTGGCGTACCAGTTCGCCCAGCCCGCAGACATGTCGAACTCGCTCTTGACGCCCGGAGTCACGGCGAGCTTGTCTCGAGGCGTCTTCTCGCCGGCCTTCTTGGCCGTGATCCAGCGCGACACGCATTCCACCGCGTGTTCGGACGAAATGTGGTCCCATAGGCCGTCGGAAGCAAGGATGACAAAGTCGGGGCCCTTGATCTCCGTCACAGTGGTCACGACGGGGGCGGCGGTCATGTACGGCGGCGTGAGGTACTTGGGCCGCACACCGGTGCCGAAAAAGTCGTTCTGGGCTTCCTTGATGGCGTCCGCAGTCCACTTCCAGCGGTGGTCGCCAAATGCACGGGTGATGGCGATGCCGAAGAGGCGGCCGCTCTTGGTGTCGATCATATCCGCCTCCTCGCCCGGGTGCTCCTTGGCGATGCGGTCAAACTCATCCTTGTTGTGGCCCGTCTGGTCCTTGGAGAGGGCGCGCGCCGAGTACGAGGTCGCGCCGGGAGCGATGGAGCCCAGGACGGCGCGGGAGTCGCCGGTACAGGCGACGCGAAGGGTCGAAGTGGCTGGGTCGAAGATGGAGAGGAGGGCACATGAGCCTGCGATGGCGGGGGCGATGGCGGCGATGACCTTGGAGTCGGCGGGCTCGACGGCGCCGGTTTTCAGGCCGGCTATGGCCTTTTGGGCATTGGATGTGATGAGGTCGTCGAGGTTGGTGAAGGCCTTGACGATGGCTGTTTCGACTGCTGCGTCTTCGGTGCCACGGCTGAGTTGGGCGATGGAGGAAGACACGGCGGGGATGAGGGCGCTCTTGAGCAGTGACGAGGTTGCCCATCCACTGTTTCGGTTAGTACTA
The window above is part of the Colletotrichum lupini chromosome 9, complete sequence genome. Proteins encoded here:
- a CDS encoding protein phosphatase 2C, which gives rise to MMLQRAYRPNAGAYLRFHAPARTIRSSAPRWTRPNSSSTGPSPSSSSNLPKYALGAASVAAGWFIADVVRDRGNGNGKPTSIPSSLKPGTLPSLGSGPVDLDALAKTPVDGGSFETADAKLREDVFVGSFTAEGKHTHVHAARVASNHPVEDVMTFSLGPGIGKSETLYNGVYDGHAGWATSSLLKSALIPAVSSSIAQLSRGTEDAAVETAIVKAFTNLDDLITSNAQKAIAGLKTGAVEPADSKVIAAIAPAIAGSCALLSIFDPATSTLRVACTGDSRAVLGSIAPGATSYSARALSKDQTGHNKDEFDRIAKEHPGEEADMIDTKSGRLFGIAITRAFGDHRWKWTADAIKEAQNDFFGTGVRPKYLTPPYMTAAPVVTTVTEIKGPDFVILASDGLWDHISSEHAVECVSRWITAKKAGEKTPRDKLAVTPGVKSEFDMSAGWANWYAKPEHFVVEDLDNAAVHLIKNALGGTRRSLFTGVTLAYPPLARNVRDDVTVQVIFFQDPAKEA